TCGTAAGACCTTGTGTTATTCCAAATCTGTAGAAATGCTGAAGCACTCAATTCGCCTGCTACTGCATTATCTCAAATTTGGTGATGTGCCCGTCCCACAGTAAATCATATCCCTATTCAGCAACGCCTGTTGGGCTTTTCGCACGGGACAATGGCAAAATCAACTCAAACCGATTGCCATTAAAAAACATGGACGCAAGGCTGTGAGCTTGTTTCGACACGGGTTCGACTATCTCCGTCAGATAATGTTGAATCTAGCAGATATCTCTCATCGCGATTTCTTGGATGTTCTACAGTTTTTGTCCTGTACTTAGTCTAAGATGTCATATACCGTAATTCGCATTCCCCGAATACACGGCTTGCCACCACGTTTTCCAGGTTCTATTGTGATTATGTGTTGGTAGTCCATTATTAGGCAGCCTGAGAAGAAATTGTGTCCGTGGAGAGAGAATTATTATGCAGTACTAGGCTGCAATTATTTTAGACTTACAATCAGGGTTGGCTATACCCCTCTTTTGTCACATTAGTAGAAGAAAAAGCTGAAACGCGTGTATTTCAAGAGTTTTGCTCTTTTGTCATTTTCAGAGTCCTCAAACTAAAAACTGCTGATACGCAAGGGTTTCAGAATTTACTTCAGAGGGAGCAACAAAAGAGGGGTAAGTATATTTTCACCTCTCACTGATCGTTGTAACCATAGTTCAATACAGATCGAAGTCTATCTAAAAAACCCTGATCTAGGTTCATGCCAAGTTGCTTAGCTATAGCGGAAAGATCATCTAACTTCAAAGAAGAAAAGCGTCGATCGCTGATTGCGCTCCAACTAGAACAAAAGCTCGGCGAGTTATCTGAAGCGTTACACGATCGAGTTGATGGTCTAGCGCCTGAGCAGATTCGATTGTTGGCGATCGCTCTTTTCCGCTTCGAGTTGCTCAATGACCTAACAACCTGGTTAGAAAGTCGGACTTAGGGAACGATCGCTGGCGATCAAAGTGCTGCAAGTGCATTCCTCGGTGACCCGTGTCTTCGATCGGTATCCACTGATCGAAGACACGAGTGTGGATCAATTAGTTGAGATACTCCTAGTTGAGATACTCCACGACCTCTTCCGTCACAAACCGAACCTTCGGTCTCTCGGCGTACTTATCATCCGCAGCTCGATAGCCCGCCGGACAGACCACCACCGCAGAATAGCCCTTCTCCGGCAAGCCCAGCACCTCATCATACTTCGCAGGGACAAACCCCTCGATCGGACAAGTATCAATCCCCAACATCGCCGCCGTCGTCATATACTGCCCCAACGCAATATAGACCTGCTTCGCCGACCAAGTATCGACATCAATATTGCCCATAAAGCCCTTCACCATCTTGCCAAAGCCCTCTAGAGCCTCCACCGGCGTGCCCTGCACCTCCGCCATCCGTTGCACATAGCGATCGACATCTGCCCCATTCAGATCCTTCTTAATCGCCAGCACCACAAGGTGGGACGCATCCACTACCTGCGCCTGGTTCCAGGTATGGGGCAAAAGCTGCGCCCGCAATTCCGGATTCTTCACCACAAAAAACTTCCAGGGCTGCAAGCCAAAGGAAGAGGGAGCTAGTACCAAACTTTGCTCCAGCGTGTGCCAGATCTCATCCGGAATTTGCTGACTAGCATCGAACTTTTTCACCGCATAGCGCCACTTTAGTTGCTGGAGCGCGGCTTCAGGAGAAAGAGCAGCAGAATTAGCCATGGGACATCCCTAGGGTTAGTACAATTTCACCCAACAGGATAGCGCGTTCTGCTCAAAACCTGGATCTGCCATCAGGCATGGGTCGGCGTTAAAAGCACAATCTGTTGCTGTTGCAAGGCGCGTACCCGATCGAGCCCCAACTCCACCTCCGTCACAATCTCCGCAACCGTCCGCGTGGTATTGCCATCTGCCGCCTTCAGGAATTTAAACTCTGCATCACTCAGGTTAACCACTTGATAATCATAGGTGAAAATGCATTGGCTTTCCCAACCCTCCATACAGGGACTCCGTTCAGGAATCGCCTGCAACAACACTTCGTCTGAACTCCAATCCGCTGTGGTAAACGGTGGTTTGGCTAGGAAAAACTCATAATGGGTAAAGGAACTTGGATCGAGAATCTCCGCGAGGCGGTAGCGATCGCGCGGACTGAGTTGGGCTGCCCGCTCCTGCAATTCTGGGGATTGACCAATTAAGCGATCGAGGTTCCACACAGCTGGATTGGAAAAACCAACAAACTCCAACCCCGAAGCATCAATCAAGTCAAACAACGTATGCACGTTGTAATCAATTTCCTGGGGATGCACATACATATCAGCAAAGCATTCATCCCGATTATTTTCCATCGCCCAGCGTTCCTTTTCCCGTTGCCGTAAGCGATTATTCTCAGGCAGCGATGCGAAAATTTGCCGACCGACCTGCACGCCATCGCGATAGTCGCCGCGCTTGTTCCCTTGCAGCAGCCCGATCGCCTCTTGCATTAACTTGATTTCCCACCGGCCCAGCTCACCATACACAAAGATATGGAACAGGCCCCCCGGTGCTAACTTCTCCGCCAACGCCTTGATGCCCCGTACCGGATCCGGGGTGTGGTGCAGTACCCCCACGCAGTTGATCAGATCAAACTGCCCCGGCAACTGATCGACATCAAATAAACTTAAATGGTGGAACGTTGCCCGATCGCCCACGCTACGACGGCAGCGCTCCTTTGCGACCTCCAATGCCCCCGCACTCAGATCGATCCCCGTGACCTCAGCCTGGGGATTCAGGTACACCAAATATTCCGTGCCGCAGCCCGTGCCACAGCCCGCATCCAAAATCCGAATATCCTGGCGATCGGGTTGCCGTCCTGTACAAAAGTGATAGGCTGCCCGCCAATTCCAGCGCCAGTTATAGCCGATCGGCGGCTCGTCCAGCAGCGGCTCCGGTGGAAAGGGATAGGTGTTATAGAGATTTGCAACAGCAGTACTAATCGCCTGATGGTCGGTCATTGGAGGTTGAAATTGCAATAAAACGAAACATTAATCATGACTCGATCGAATCCGAGCCATCACCACTATCTCATAGAGTCCACCTCATAGAGTCCACGCATCCAATCAACTCGTCTAATCAACTCGTCTAGTGCATGCATGCCTCACCCCTGCCATGCCAAAGCCTGGGCTATTTGTTCTGCTAACTGCATCGCCTTAAAGGGTTTCGTAATGACCGCTGTAATGCCTAGGGTCGAAAACTTTCTCATGTCTGGCAGTTGCATTTTTGCCGTCATCAGAATCACCGGAATCGATCGGGTTTGAGGATCCGCTTGCAGTTGTTGCAGCGTTGATAGCCCATCCACATCTGGCATCATGACATCCAATAAAATGGCATCGGGTTGCAATTGTTTGGCCCTAGTGACCCCTTCTATCCCGGAACTAGCGGTCGTGACTTGCCAACCCGCCACTGTTTTCAGGGCTAACCGTGCTACAGCTTGGATATCCATCTCATCATCAATGATTAAAATATGTTTAGGGATGGAGCCGGTCATTGAGGGTAGCCTCCCTCCTGCGGGTCTACCCGAAGGTCAAGATTCTCTGCACTGCCCGATAGGATTGGAATGGCAAAGGAAAATCGACTGCCAATTCCGATCGCGCTTTCTAGCCAAAACGGCAGGCCATGCTGAGCCAAAATACTGCGGCAAATGGCAAGCCCCAAGCCGGTTCCTCCCTCCTGGCGGGAATCGGAGGCGTCGATCTGTTGAAAGGGTTCAAAAATCGTCTGCTGCTTATCCTCTGGAATTCCTCGACCTTCATCCTGAACGGTGATCAGCAATGCTGGCAAGTCTAGCGGAGCATAGTTCATGGAATCCTGGGATAGTAATTTATTTGCACTGTCGATGTGATCGACCCCAATCCATACCGTACAGCCCCGATCGGAAAACTTAATCGCATTACTTAGCAGATTAATTAACACTTGAATTAATCGATCACGATCGGCTAAAACTATCGTGCTGAACCATGATCCCTGGAGCGTGATGCCTGCCTGTTGTGCCATGGATTGCATCACCGCAACGGATTGGTCTAGAATCTCTGCAATATCGCAGGGTTGCTGATTCATGGCGATTTTGCCGGATTTGATCCGCTCCATATCCAGCACGTCATTAATCATCCTGACTAATCGATCGGTATTACTAGCTGCAATGGTCAGCATTTGTTGGGCTTCTTCACATTGCAAGGAAAGTTTCCCACTGGCCAATAAATCCAAGGCTCCCGCGATCGCGGTTAAGGGCGTGCGCAGTTCATGGCTGACGATCGAGACAAATTCACTCTTGAGGCGATCCAATTCCCGGCGATCGCTAATGTCCCGACCCACGGCTTGAATTTCGATCATTCTGCCGGCTGCGTTAAAAATGGCGCGATCGGTCCACTGCTGCCAGCGAATCTCCCCGGAGGGCAGGATGACTCGGTATTCCATCTGCACCATGGGACAGCTTAGACTGAGTTGCGCTAACTGCTGGGTCAGCAGTGCCTGATCCTCCAGCGGTACTAGGGGAATAAAGGACTGATTGAGCAGGGCCTCTGCCTCCTGGCCGAAGTAACGGCAGTAGGCCGGATTGACAAAGGTTAACGTGCCATCGGGGCGAAACCGACAAATCAGTTCCGTCTGATCCTCAACAATGGCGCGATATTGGGCTTCCCGTTCCTGCAACCTTTGGTCAGCCAATTTCCGATCCTGCAAGTCCAGAACCGTCGATCGGCTCATGATGTAGTTGCCGTGATCGTCAAAAATGGCCGTCGCATTGATCAAAATCGGAAACGTACTGCCATCCTTGCGTTGCATCCAGAATTCCGCATCCTTAATCCAACCGCGCTGCTTCAGTAATTCAAAGGACTCTAGCCAATCGGCGACGCTTTCTGGCGCAAGCAATTCCGTAAACTTCTTGTGATCGAGCACTTCGTAGCGGTTGTAGCCCAGCATGTTGAGTTCCGTATCATTGAGCATCACCACGGTGCCGCTCGCATCCACAGAGTGATAGCCGCAGGGGGCGTTGTTGTAGAGGTCTTGGATGGCTTCGATGTATTGCTGTAAGGCCAGCTCGGTTTGGTGGCGAACTTGGATTTGCTGGGTCAGTTTGGCATTGATCGACTCCACTTGCTGGGCCGATCGCTGACTGGTCTGGACTAACCGCAAGGCCCAGACCATGAGGATCGTCACACTGGCTCCCACCCCCACGATCGTCCAGACAATCAAGCGTTCATCCTGGGGACTGGCCAACGGGGTGAGCGATCGCCAGAGGTGCCAAAGGAGGAACACCACTGTAACGCCCAACAGCCAAGGGAGTACCTCAGCGAGATTGGGAACCCAGGGGCGTTGAGTATTGGATGGACTCAGTAACCTTGGCATTGGAAACCTCCTATAAATTCACGGGAGTTTCCCGTTGCCATCGCGCTAGAGGAGCCGATCGGTTTTGCCGGAGAGATCGTTTAGCGATCTGATACAAGCTGGGCAAGTCCTGGCCATCGTGGGGAGCCGCCGCCAGTCCAATATTTAAGACAATGTCCACCGGCGTATCCTGCTCCGCACCATAAAACTGTTGGTGGAGGGCTTGCACCACCTCCCTTAACCGGCGCATGGCTTCGATGGCTGTAGTGCCATACATGCCAACCACAAAGTTTTCGGTGCCCCACCGTCCCACTAAGTCCTCGCTGCGGAAAGTGCTCTTCAGCAAGCGCCCGCAGTGCTGTAAGACCCGATCGCCCATGGCAAATCCGTAACGCTCATTGATCAAGGCCAGCTGATCCACTTCCACTAATGCAAAGCAAAACGGTTTGCTGTGGCGTTCCGACAGGGCCAAAAATTTGGTCAATTCTTCGCTGGCTTTACGCCGATTGGCCACTCCCGTTAACGGATCGATCTCTGCCAGGCTCTGTAACAACCGCGATCGCTCCAGCCGATTCAGAATTCGAGTCACCAATTCTGGCCCCGCAAAGGGCTTGCTCACCCAGTCATCGGCTCCCGCTGCAAAGCCTCGGTGCATCATTTCTGCATCCCGGCGACTGGTCAGGAAGAGGATGGGCAGACCACTCCATTGCGGTGAGTTGCGAAGGGTTTGACAGAGGCTGACGCCGTTGCTTTCTGGTAAGTCAACTTCCAAGATCAGCAGGTGGGGGGTATGTTCCTGTAACTTGGTCCACAGATGGGCGG
Above is a genomic segment from Alkalinema sp. FACHB-956 containing:
- a CDS encoding NAD(P)H-dependent oxidoreductase, with the translated sequence MANSAALSPEAALQQLKWRYAVKKFDASQQIPDEIWHTLEQSLVLAPSSFGLQPWKFFVVKNPELRAQLLPHTWNQAQVVDASHLVVLAIKKDLNGADVDRYVQRMAEVQGTPVEALEGFGKMVKGFMGNIDVDTWSAKQVYIALGQYMTTAAMLGIDTCPIEGFVPAKYDEVLGLPEKGYSAVVVCPAGYRAADDKYAERPKVRFVTEEVVEYLN
- a CDS encoding class I SAM-dependent methyltransferase produces the protein MTDHQAISTAVANLYNTYPFPPEPLLDEPPIGYNWRWNWRAAYHFCTGRQPDRQDIRILDAGCGTGCGTEYLVYLNPQAEVTGIDLSAGALEVAKERCRRSVGDRATFHHLSLFDVDQLPGQFDLINCVGVLHHTPDPVRGIKALAEKLAPGGLFHIFVYGELGRWEIKLMQEAIGLLQGNKRGDYRDGVQVGRQIFASLPENNRLRQREKERWAMENNRDECFADMYVHPQEIDYNVHTLFDLIDASGLEFVGFSNPAVWNLDRLIGQSPELQERAAQLSPRDRYRLAEILDPSSFTHYEFFLAKPPFTTADWSSDEVLLQAIPERSPCMEGWESQCIFTYDYQVVNLSDAEFKFLKAADGNTTRTVAEIVTEVELGLDRVRALQQQQIVLLTPTHA
- a CDS encoding DUF4351 domain-containing protein, encoding MPSCLAIAERSSNFKEEKRRSLIALQLEQKLGELSEALHDRVDGLAPEQIRLLAIALFRFELLNDLTTWLESRT
- a CDS encoding PAS domain-containing sensor histidine kinase, with the translated sequence MPRLLSPSNTQRPWVPNLAEVLPWLLGVTVVFLLWHLWRSLTPLASPQDERLIVWTIVGVGASVTILMVWALRLVQTSQRSAQQVESINAKLTQQIQVRHQTELALQQYIEAIQDLYNNAPCGYHSVDASGTVVMLNDTELNMLGYNRYEVLDHKKFTELLAPESVADWLESFELLKQRGWIKDAEFWMQRKDGSTFPILINATAIFDDHGNYIMSRSTVLDLQDRKLADQRLQEREAQYRAIVEDQTELICRFRPDGTLTFVNPAYCRYFGQEAEALLNQSFIPLVPLEDQALLTQQLAQLSLSCPMVQMEYRVILPSGEIRWQQWTDRAIFNAAGRMIEIQAVGRDISDRRELDRLKSEFVSIVSHELRTPLTAIAGALDLLASGKLSLQCEEAQQMLTIAASNTDRLVRMINDVLDMERIKSGKIAMNQQPCDIAEILDQSVAVMQSMAQQAGITLQGSWFSTIVLADRDRLIQVLINLLSNAIKFSDRGCTVWIGVDHIDSANKLLSQDSMNYAPLDLPALLITVQDEGRGIPEDKQQTIFEPFQQIDASDSRQEGGTGLGLAICRSILAQHGLPFWLESAIGIGSRFSFAIPILSGSAENLDLRVDPQEGGYPQ
- a CDS encoding response regulator yields the protein MTGSIPKHILIIDDEMDIQAVARLALKTVAGWQVTTASSGIEGVTRAKQLQPDAILLDVMMPDVDGLSTLQQLQADPQTRSIPVILMTAKMQLPDMRKFSTLGITAVITKPFKAMQLAEQIAQALAWQG